A genome region from Bacteroidia bacterium includes the following:
- a CDS encoding thioredoxin family protein yields the protein MNAILIIVFMVFSVSIFAQEYNHKQMDTKSKSEILIGLCNTKAFAEAPFSEWFNREAEDYKPDLDIVKQLKQFAGKYQVTVVMATWCSDSRREVPRFFKVMNMVGYSPNTIKIISVDSDKIAGELDISGLKLEKVPTFVITISGKEIGRIVETPEKTIETDLYNILKNNK from the coding sequence ATGAATGCAATTCTGATAATAGTGTTTATGGTTTTTTCTGTTTCAATTTTTGCTCAGGAATATAATCACAAACAAATGGATACAAAATCAAAAAGCGAAATTTTAATAGGATTATGTAATACAAAAGCATTTGCTGAGGCTCCTTTTTCTGAATGGTTTAATCGAGAAGCTGAAGATTATAAACCTGATTTGGATATTGTAAAGCAATTGAAACAATTTGCAGGGAAATATCAGGTTACTGTTGTCATGGCTACATGGTGTAGCGATAGTCGTCGCGAGGTTCCAAGGTTTTTTAAAGTTATGAATATGGTTGGATATTCACCAAATACAATTAAGATAATTAGCGTTGATTCTGATAAAATTGCAGGTGAATTAGATATTTCAGGACTTAAATTAGAAAAAGTGCCAACATTTGTAATAACAATTTCTGGTAAGGAAATAGGAAGAATTGTTGAAACACCCGAAAAAACAATTGAAACTGATTTATATAACATTTTAAAAAACAATAAATAA
- a CDS encoding GSCFA domain-containing protein: protein MKLQTHVEISPLVEKISHKNKILLIGSCFAENIGDKLSLAKFNINCNPFGVIYNPVSIQNSFDILEKKRLFTKEDLFFENGLWKSFYHHSKFSDIDLNCTLKTINDNIIFSHEFLKTADYVIITLGTSWIYEFTEKNIIVSNCHKTPAVNFKRRLLSIEETINSLNSIVNILKRINSNIKIIFTVSPVRHLKDGHHANTVSKSLLFTALQSIQINNENIFYFPAYEILMDELRDYRFYADDMIHPSSKAIEYIWEIFSKSYFSTETIELIKEIEDLKRAMQHKPFFKETDDYKNFKSAYFTKVCILSNKLAFLNFQQEKDFFECK from the coding sequence ATGAAACTTCAAACTCATGTTGAAATTTCTCCTTTGGTAGAAAAAATAAGTCATAAAAATAAAATACTATTAATAGGATCATGCTTTGCAGAAAACATTGGAGATAAATTAAGTCTGGCAAAATTCAACATTAACTGCAATCCTTTTGGTGTAATTTATAACCCAGTTTCAATTCAAAATAGTTTTGATATTCTTGAGAAAAAAAGATTATTTACAAAAGAAGATCTCTTTTTTGAAAACGGTTTATGGAAAAGTTTTTACCACCATAGCAAGTTTAGTGATATTGATTTAAATTGTACTCTAAAAACAATTAATGACAATATTATTTTTTCTCATGAATTTTTAAAAACAGCTGATTATGTTATTATTACTTTGGGAACCTCATGGATATATGAGTTTACAGAAAAAAATATTATAGTCTCGAATTGTCATAAAACACCTGCAGTTAATTTCAAAAGAAGGCTTTTAAGCATTGAAGAAACTATTAATTCTTTAAACTCAATAGTTAATATTTTAAAAAGAATTAACTCTAATATTAAGATAATATTTACAGTTAGTCCGGTCAGGCATCTAAAAGATGGACACCATGCAAATACAGTAAGTAAATCATTACTTTTTACGGCATTACAAAGCATTCAGATTAATAATGAAAATATTTTTTATTTTCCTGCGTATGAAATTTTAATGGATGAACTCCGTGATTACAGGTTTTATGCAGATGATATGATTCACCCATCATCAAAAGCAATAGAATACATTTGGGAAATATTTTCCAAATCCTACTTTAGTACCGAAACCATTGAATTAATTAAAGAAATTGAAGATTTAAAACGTGCTATGCAACATAAACCGTTTTTTAAAGAAACTGATGATTATAAAAACTTCAAATCTGCCTATTTCACAAAAGTCTGTATATTAAGCAATAAGCTTGCATTTTTAAATTTTCAACAAGAAAAAGATTTTTTTGAATGTAAATAA
- a CDS encoding glycogen debranching enzyme family protein, with amino-acid sequence MGYIKFDKTQLINLEYSLKREVLRSNRAGSYAFTTIVGCNTRKYHALLACPLEHIDGGTHVLLSSLDETVIQHGASFNLGIHKYPGVYEPKGHKYIRDFDTDPVMNTIYRIGGVVLKKEMLLVTNEERMLIRYTLIDAHSPTKLMFKPFLAYRNIHSLSKANLDVNTKFTSVPNGVKVKMYTGYPSLHLQFSKKPEYVPVPHWYYNIEYLEEQNRGYDFHEDLYVPGYFEVPIKKGETIVFSAGTSPAVTQTLNRQFNKELSGRIPRDNFENCLINSAQQFIVNRNKRTEVIAGFPWFGRWGRDTFISLPGLTLSQGDLKTCKAVIDTMLTELKGGFFPNAGSADNPCFNSVDAPLWFFWSLQQFCEFSRCHKHVWKEYGKKIKKILCEFRNGTDFNIKMHENGLLWQGAPGSALTWMDAVVGGKPVTPRRGFAVEINALWYNAIMFSLTAAKIAQDRKFVLEWIGIPELIQKSFLETFWDSSKGYLADCCEYDNKDWSMRPNQVFATSLPYCIIEDEEIKKSILDIVKKELLTPKGLRTLSPKDSNYVGIYQGDQNHRDSSYHQGTVWPWLLGHFAEGYLRIHGSAGVGFIEKIYKGFEEDMVIHGIGSISEIYDGDPPHHPNGTVSQAWSVAELLRIKMMIDQFKEE; translated from the coding sequence ATGGGGTACATTAAATTTGATAAGACACAACTAATAAATCTGGAATATTCGCTAAAACGCGAAGTTCTCAGATCAAATCGCGCTGGCTCATACGCATTCACTACAATTGTTGGCTGCAACACAAGAAAATACCATGCATTGCTTGCCTGTCCACTAGAGCATATTGATGGTGGAACACATGTTTTACTTTCATCACTTGATGAAACTGTAATTCAACATGGAGCTTCTTTTAATCTTGGTATTCATAAATATCCCGGTGTATACGAACCTAAAGGACATAAATACATTCGCGATTTCGATACTGATCCGGTAATGAATACTATTTACCGAATTGGGGGTGTAGTGCTTAAAAAGGAAATGTTATTAGTTACAAATGAAGAAAGAATGCTAATCAGATATACTTTGATTGATGCCCATTCTCCTACAAAATTAATGTTTAAACCTTTTTTAGCATATAGGAATATACATTCATTAAGTAAGGCAAATCTTGATGTTAACACAAAATTTACTTCTGTTCCGAATGGAGTAAAAGTAAAAATGTATACCGGCTATCCTTCACTTCACTTACAATTTTCGAAAAAACCTGAATACGTTCCTGTTCCACACTGGTATTATAATATAGAATACCTTGAAGAACAAAACAGAGGTTATGATTTTCACGAAGATTTATATGTTCCAGGTTATTTCGAAGTTCCTATAAAAAAAGGAGAAACAATTGTTTTTTCTGCAGGAACAAGTCCAGCTGTAACTCAAACACTAAACAGACAATTTAATAAAGAACTTTCAGGTAGAATTCCTCGTGATAATTTTGAAAATTGTCTTATTAATTCTGCTCAACAATTTATAGTAAATAGAAATAAGCGAACTGAAGTTATTGCCGGCTTTCCATGGTTTGGTCGTTGGGGCAGAGATACATTTATTTCTCTTCCTGGACTTACGCTTTCTCAAGGGGATTTAAAAACCTGCAAAGCAGTAATTGACACTATGCTGACAGAGTTAAAAGGTGGATTTTTTCCAAATGCCGGCTCTGCAGATAATCCTTGTTTTAATTCTGTGGATGCTCCACTTTGGTTCTTTTGGTCGTTACAACAATTTTGCGAGTTTTCCCGCTGCCATAAACATGTTTGGAAAGAATATGGCAAGAAAATTAAAAAGATACTTTGTGAGTTCCGCAATGGAACAGATTTTAATATTAAAATGCATGAAAATGGTCTTTTGTGGCAAGGTGCGCCAGGATCTGCATTAACATGGATGGATGCCGTTGTTGGTGGAAAACCAGTTACTCCACGCCGTGGCTTTGCAGTTGAAATTAATGCATTATGGTATAATGCTATAATGTTTAGCTTAACTGCAGCAAAAATAGCACAAGACAGAAAATTTGTTCTTGAATGGATTGGAATACCTGAGCTTATTCAAAAGTCATTTTTAGAAACATTCTGGGATTCATCCAAAGGTTATCTGGCAGATTGTTGCGAATATGATAATAAAGACTGGAGTATGAGACCTAATCAGGTTTTTGCAACATCTTTACCATATTGTATTATTGAAGACGAAGAAATTAAAAAATCTATTTTGGATATTGTTAAGAAAGAATTGTTAACACCAAAAGGATTACGCACACTTTCTCCAAAAGATTCTAATTATGTTGGAATTTATCAGGGAGACCAGAACCACCGCGACAGTTCTTACCATCAGGGAACAGTCTGGCCCTGGTTGTTAGGACATTTTGCCGAGGGATATTTACGTATTCACGGAAGCGCAGGAGTTGGATTTATAGAAAAAATATATAAAGGATTTGAAGAAGATATGGTAATTCATGGCATTGGCTCTATAAGCGAAATTTATGATGGCGACCCACCTCATCATCCAAATGGAACAGTTTCGCAAGCATGGAGTGTTGCAGAATTATTAAGAATAAAAATGATGATTGATCAGTTTAAAGAGGAATAA
- a CDS encoding glycosyltransferase family 4 protein translates to MKVLMFGWEFPPHITGGLGTACYGLVKGLAKHGLDVVFVVPRLFGDEDNRSAFLLDAGEVEINERNFSYDEYWKNIKYYEIGSNLIPYVTPQDFKRMIQESKLENITSSENIFRAKYKFSGKYGQDLYEEVSRYALVASVLAKENQHDVIHAHDWLTYPAGIAAKKASGKPLVIHVHATEFDRSGENVNQYVFDIEKKGMEIADRVITVSHLTRNIVIERYGINPDKVVTVHNAVENLGSNDITQNKGFPEKLVTFLGRITYQKGPDYFVEAANMVLQKDSNVRFVMAGSGDMLYRMIRRVGQLGISNRFQFAGFLKGEDVDRLFSISDVYVMPSVSEPFGISPLEAMRSSVPVIISKQSGVAEVLKYAVKVDFWDVDALSDAIYGLLKYQGLSKMFRNHGREEVDNLKWDNSARNVKKVYESVAGTLN, encoded by the coding sequence ATGAAAGTGTTAATGTTTGGTTGGGAGTTTCCTCCGCATATTACAGGCGGACTTGGAACAGCTTGTTACGGGCTCGTTAAGGGGCTTGCCAAACACGGACTTGATGTTGTTTTTGTTGTTCCAAGATTATTTGGTGATGAAGATAATCGCTCAGCATTTCTTCTTGATGCAGGTGAAGTCGAAATTAATGAAAGAAATTTTTCCTATGACGAATACTGGAAAAATATTAAATACTATGAAATTGGGTCTAACTTAATTCCATATGTCACTCCTCAGGATTTCAAACGAATGATTCAGGAAAGCAAACTTGAAAACATTACTTCCAGTGAAAATATTTTCAGAGCAAAATATAAATTTTCCGGTAAATACGGACAGGATTTATACGAAGAAGTTAGCAGATATGCTTTAGTTGCTTCTGTTTTAGCCAAAGAAAATCAGCACGATGTTATACATGCACACGATTGGTTAACTTATCCCGCAGGAATTGCAGCTAAAAAAGCTTCCGGTAAACCATTGGTTATTCATGTTCACGCAACTGAATTCGACAGAAGCGGTGAAAATGTGAATCAATATGTTTTTGATATTGAAAAAAAGGGGATGGAAATTGCTGACAGGGTTATTACTGTAAGCCACCTTACAAGAAATATTGTTATAGAACGCTATGGAATAAACCCTGATAAAGTGGTAACAGTACATAATGCTGTTGAAAATTTAGGGAGTAATGACATAACTCAGAATAAAGGATTTCCAGAGAAATTAGTTACTTTCCTTGGTCGTATAACATATCAAAAAGGACCTGATTATTTTGTTGAAGCAGCAAATATGGTACTTCAAAAAGACAGTAACGTACGATTTGTTATGGCAGGAAGTGGAGATATGCTTTACAGAATGATACGCCGTGTTGGTCAACTCGGAATAAGTAACCGTTTTCAGTTTGCAGGTTTCTTAAAAGGCGAAGATGTTGACAGATTATTTTCAATAAGTGATGTTTATGTAATGCCATCAGTTTCGGAGCCGTTTGGAATTTCTCCACTTGAAGCAATGAGATCAAGTGTACCAGTAATTATTTCTAAACAATCCGGAGTTGCAGAAGTTTTAAAATATGCTGTAAAAGTTGATTTTTGGGATGTTGATGCATTATCTGATGCTATTTACGGTTTGTTAAAATATCAGGGACTTTCAAAAATGTTCCGTAATCATGGTCGTGAAGAAGTTGATAATTTAAAGTGGGATAACTCGGCCAGAAATGTAAAAAAAGTATATGAATCAGTTGCAGGAACTCTAAACTAA
- a CDS encoding alpha-amylase, producing MRTICFYFQVHQPFRLRRYRFFDIGNDHHYYDDFANRTIMRKVADKCYLPTNQLMYDLIQEYGNRFRISYSISGTALDQFEMYCPEVIESFKRLVSTGCVEILGETYSHSLSALRNKEEFVSQVTLHSKKIERLFGVKPTSFRNTELIYSDGIGEMAAEMGFKAILTEGAKHVLGWKSPNFLYCNAINPKLKVLLKNFRMSDDIAFRFSNKGWSEWPLTTEKYVKWLNEIDPKQEMVNLFMDYETFGEHQWAETGIFEFMRHLPKQVFSNSNFEFMTPSEVADHFDPVSAIHVPYPISWADEERDLTAWLGNELQDDAFDNLYNLADRMRLVDDPDLLRDWRYLQTSDHFYYQCTKWFSDGDVHKYFNPYDTPYEAFINYMNILSDFEIRLNKISEPAVVSPFVERKKVVSIFKPSTIIRPGTELLMPEMVQDPKRIAKKKTVKKAAVSKKVKVKTKVKAEAKPKSATKSKTKKAVSKK from the coding sequence ATGAGAACCATTTGTTTTTATTTTCAGGTACACCAACCTTTCAGACTTCGCCGGTATCGCTTTTTCGATATTGGTAACGATCACCATTACTACGATGACTTTGCAAACCGTACCATTATGCGAAAAGTGGCAGATAAATGTTATTTGCCAACAAATCAACTTATGTATGATCTGATTCAGGAATACGGAAACAGATTTCGTATTAGTTATTCCATTTCCGGAACAGCTCTTGACCAATTCGAAATGTACTGTCCTGAAGTTATTGAAAGTTTTAAAAGACTCGTTTCTACAGGTTGTGTTGAAATACTTGGAGAAACATATTCACATAGCCTTTCTGCTCTTCGTAACAAAGAAGAATTTGTAAGTCAGGTAACATTACACAGTAAAAAAATAGAAAGACTGTTTGGAGTAAAACCAACTTCATTTCGTAACACCGAGCTTATATACAGCGATGGAATTGGCGAAATGGCTGCCGAAATGGGTTTCAAGGCAATTTTAACAGAAGGTGCAAAACATGTTTTAGGTTGGAAATCACCTAACTTTTTATATTGTAATGCCATTAATCCAAAACTAAAAGTTCTTTTAAAGAATTTCAGAATGAGTGATGATATTGCATTCCGCTTTTCAAATAAAGGCTGGAGTGAATGGCCCCTTACAACAGAGAAATATGTTAAATGGCTTAATGAAATAGACCCTAAACAGGAAATGGTTAATCTGTTTATGGATTACGAGACTTTTGGCGAACATCAATGGGCAGAGACAGGAATTTTTGAATTTATGAGACATTTGCCAAAGCAGGTTTTCTCAAATTCAAACTTTGAATTTATGACCCCTTCTGAAGTTGCAGATCATTTTGACCCTGTTTCAGCAATTCACGTTCCATACCCTATCTCTTGGGCTGATGAAGAAAGAGATTTAACTGCATGGCTAGGTAATGAACTACAAGATGATGCTTTCGACAATCTTTATAATCTTGCAGACAGAATGAGGCTTGTAGATGATCCGGATCTTCTTCGTGATTGGCGATACCTGCAAACAAGTGACCATTTTTATTACCAGTGTACAAAGTGGTTTAGCGATGGTGACGTACATAAATATTTTAATCCTTACGATACACCTTACGAAGCCTTTATTAATTACATGAATATTTTAAGTGATTTCGAAATTCGCTTAAACAAAATATCTGAACCAGCAGTTGTTTCTCCATTTGTTGAAAGAAAGAAAGTTGTTTCAATATTTAAACCTTCTACAATTATAAGACCTGGAACAGAACTGTTAATGCCAGAGATGGTTCAGGACCCAAAAAGAATTGCAAAAAAGAAAACAGTTAAAAAAGCTGCTGTTTCAAAAAAAGTAAAAGTAAAAACAAAAGTAAAAGCTGAAGCTAAACCAAAGTCTGCAACGAAGTCTAAAACTAAAAAGGCGGTTTCAAAAAAATAA
- a CDS encoding TonB-dependent receptor — MKTISKTLIAFILIICINNLIAQTITQTIKGRIVDKESQTPLPGATIVILNTEPLLGGITNENGNFVIKNVPIGRYNIKSVYLGYEPSIASEVLVGSGKEIVINFELSEILNNLNEVVVKSNKGETMNSMASVSARQLSVEEASRYAGGFDDPARLASSFAGVSSSLGNNGIVIRGNAPKGLLWRMEGIEISNPTHFANIQTIGAGAITALSSQMLANSDFYTGAFPAEYGNATSGVFDIKLKTGNNDKRENTVQIGLIGIDISSEGPFIKGKKASYIFNYRYSTLNLLSPILPKEMGKLKYQDLCFKMNFPTKSFGTFSLWGIGYLDYQAREALKDSMKWESDMDKQQFNIDLLMTAAGLNNRIILGEKTYLNTTIAITGTSLGMNQDSYTETMNMLPTNKINYLTQKQTISSFINHKFNAKLTNKSGIIINKLQYNFNIQSIDNNETELSTKVKENGKSYQFQAYSQSKYNFTQNLNVVFGLHSQFFALNKHYSFEPRTSISWNLDARHTLSLSYGLHSQMEMLNFYLVQQSTQYGINEPNNKLDFSKAHHFVLSYDFKINEFSHIKFEPYFQYLFNVPVIPDSYYSLQNMEDGLYFNDSLVNKGKGQNIGLDITYERFLNHGYYYLATASIFDSKYIGGDGIKRNSRFNRNYVFNVLGGKEWKTGKNKNNIFSINGKFCLMGGEWLNPLNIEATYDSKYIVEDVSNAFTERKKPAQVLSFSFSYRINKAKHASIWSFSYMNVLGYAEFSGYYFDKMSNSIKKEVDKLVMPSISYKLEF; from the coding sequence ATGAAAACAATTTCAAAAACATTAATTGCATTTATTTTAATAATATGTATTAATAATTTAATTGCACAAACCATTACACAAACAATAAAAGGAAGAATTGTTGATAAAGAATCTCAAACACCTTTACCTGGCGCTACAATTGTAATCTTAAATACCGAGCCATTACTAGGTGGAATTACAAATGAGAATGGAAACTTTGTAATTAAAAATGTTCCGATAGGCAGATATAATATTAAATCTGTTTATCTCGGTTATGAACCGTCTATAGCCAGTGAAGTACTTGTTGGATCAGGTAAAGAAATTGTTATAAATTTTGAGTTAAGTGAAATTCTAAATAATTTAAATGAAGTTGTTGTAAAATCTAATAAAGGTGAAACCATGAATTCAATGGCTTCTGTAAGCGCACGACAACTTAGCGTAGAAGAAGCCAGCAGATATGCCGGTGGCTTTGATGATCCTGCCAGATTAGCTTCGTCATTTGCAGGCGTGAGCAGTAGCTTGGGAAATAATGGAATTGTTATCAGAGGAAATGCACCAAAAGGTTTATTGTGGCGAATGGAAGGAATTGAAATTTCTAATCCAACTCATTTTGCAAATATTCAGACTATAGGTGCAGGTGCAATAACAGCTTTAAGTAGTCAGATGTTAGCTAACTCCGATTTTTACACAGGTGCATTTCCTGCAGAATATGGTAATGCAACTTCTGGTGTTTTTGATATAAAATTAAAAACAGGCAACAATGATAAAAGGGAAAACACCGTGCAAATAGGCTTAATCGGAATTGACATCTCTTCTGAAGGTCCTTTTATAAAAGGTAAAAAAGCATCTTATATTTTTAATTACAGGTATTCTACATTAAATCTATTATCACCCATTTTACCTAAAGAAATGGGAAAGTTAAAATATCAGGACCTATGTTTTAAGATGAATTTCCCAACCAAAAGTTTTGGAACATTTTCATTATGGGGTATTGGCTATTTGGACTATCAGGCAAGAGAAGCATTAAAAGATTCGATGAAATGGGAATCTGATATGGATAAACAACAATTTAATATTGATCTTTTAATGACAGCTGCAGGACTTAATAACAGAATTATTCTCGGAGAGAAAACATACTTAAATACTACAATTGCAATAACAGGAACAAGCCTTGGCATGAATCAGGATAGCTATACTGAAACAATGAATATGCTACCAACTAATAAAATAAATTATTTAACGCAAAAGCAAACAATATCAAGCTTTATTAACCATAAATTTAATGCTAAACTTACAAATAAATCAGGCATTATTATTAACAAATTACAGTACAATTTTAATATTCAAAGCATTGATAACAATGAAACTGAATTGTCAACAAAAGTTAAAGAAAACGGAAAAAGTTATCAATTTCAAGCATATTCACAATCCAAGTATAATTTTACACAAAACCTAAATGTTGTTTTTGGCTTACACAGTCAGTTTTTTGCATTAAACAAACATTATTCTTTTGAGCCAAGAACAAGTATTAGCTGGAATTTAGATGCTCGTCATACTTTAAGTTTATCTTATGGTTTACATAGCCAGATGGAAATGCTAAACTTTTATTTAGTACAACAAAGTACACAATACGGAATTAATGAGCCAAATAATAAACTTGATTTTTCAAAGGCACATCATTTTGTACTATCATATGATTTCAAAATAAATGAGTTTTCGCACATAAAATTTGAACCATATTTTCAATATTTATTTAACGTACCTGTTATTCCCGATTCATATTACTCATTACAGAATATGGAAGACGGTTTGTATTTTAACGACTCACTGGTAAACAAAGGTAAAGGACAAAACATTGGTTTAGATATAACATATGAAAGATTCTTAAATCATGGCTATTATTACCTTGCAACAGCTTCAATATTCGACTCCAAATATATTGGTGGTGATGGCATAAAGCGAAACTCACGATTTAACAGAAATTATGTGTTTAATGTTTTAGGAGGAAAAGAGTGGAAAACCGGAAAGAATAAAAATAATATATTCAGCATTAATGGGAAATTCTGTTTAATGGGTGGAGAATGGTTAAATCCACTAAATATTGAAGCTACTTATGATTCAAAATATATAGTTGAAGATGTTTCTAATGCATTTACAGAAAGAAAAAAGCCAGCTCAGGTACTTTCGTTTTCATTTAGCTATAGAATTAACAAGGCAAAACACGCAAGTATATGGTCGTTTAGCTACATGAATGTGTTAGGATATGCAGAATTCAGTGGTTATTACTTTGATAAAATGAGTAACTCGATAAAAAAAGAAGTTGATAAATTAGTTATGCCAAGTATTAGTTATAAATTAGAATTTTAA
- a CDS encoding RNA polymerase sigma-70 factor: MILQITENILIEKIKNGDKTAFESIFKSYYNQLCSYANKFVKDIDNCEEIVQEIFFQIWQNKNKIVIQTSLKSYLFRSVHNSCLNYIKHKNIEQKHIESTLFENKNSSQDFIDILESNELHDKIRITIYKLPPERKKIFLMIRFENLKYIEVAEKLNISIKTVENQMGSALKFMRNELKEYLPMLILLSINFIYNFLKS; this comes from the coding sequence TTGATTTTGCAAATTACTGAAAACATTCTGATTGAGAAAATTAAGAATGGCGATAAAACTGCTTTTGAAAGTATTTTCAAATCGTATTATAACCAATTGTGCTCCTATGCAAATAAATTCGTAAAAGATATTGATAATTGTGAGGAAATAGTTCAGGAAATCTTTTTCCAAATATGGCAAAATAAAAATAAAATAGTAATTCAAACATCATTAAAATCATACCTTTTTAGATCAGTTCATAATAGTTGTTTAAATTATATTAAACATAAAAACATCGAGCAAAAGCATATAGAAAGCACTCTTTTTGAAAACAAAAATAGTTCGCAAGACTTTATAGATATTTTAGAATCAAATGAATTGCATGATAAAATAAGAATAACAATATATAAATTACCACCAGAAAGAAAAAAAATATTTTTAATGATACGTTTTGAAAATTTAAAATATATTGAAGTTGCTGAAAAACTGAACATTTCGATAAAAACTGTAGAAAATCAAATGGGTAGTGCTTTAAAATTTATGCGTAATGAACTTAAAGAATACTTGCCAATGCTAATTCTACTTTCAATAAATTTTATTTATAATTTTTTAAAATCTTAA
- a CDS encoding FecR family protein — MNSLPENITHELIISYLKKETTNEESLVIEVWLNASVENKDYFNDLKNLWSETGKLNPAPIEVDVDTAWQKLSSRIESKENIAISSNNPFIKTLLKVAAIIIPAIAIISFYLFSNKELKQIDIVTTNNNIQKQLSDGSIININSHSKLTYPEKFDSKLREVNLSGEAFFEISPNKEKPFIIHYKDANVKVVGTSFNVNTNNNKVEVFVKTGKVLLFCVSSNSNDTNLVTLVAGDNGILDLTTKKAYKEDSPNENDIFWYTKTLFFDKAELSEVIEILQKSYNVNIVLKNKELNKLRLSTTFKDQNIESILDIISASFNLKVSKNNSTYEIDGESN; from the coding sequence ATGAACAGTTTACCAGAAAATATTACACACGAACTCATTATTTCTTACTTAAAAAAAGAAACTACAAATGAGGAATCACTAGTAATAGAAGTGTGGCTTAATGCTTCTGTTGAAAACAAAGATTATTTTAATGATTTAAAAAATCTCTGGAGTGAAACCGGAAAATTAAACCCTGCTCCAATTGAGGTTGACGTTGATACTGCATGGCAGAAATTATCCTCAAGAATTGAAAGCAAAGAAAACATTGCTATTTCTAGTAATAATCCATTTATTAAAACTTTATTAAAAGTAGCAGCAATAATTATCCCTGCTATAGCAATTATTTCATTTTATTTATTTTCAAATAAAGAATTAAAACAAATTGATATTGTAACAACTAACAATAATATCCAAAAACAACTTTCTGATGGTAGCATAATTAATATAAATTCACATTCAAAATTAACTTACCCGGAGAAATTTGATAGCAAGCTGCGTGAAGTGAACCTTAGCGGTGAAGCCTTTTTTGAAATTTCACCAAACAAAGAAAAACCATTTATTATTCATTATAAAGACGCCAACGTAAAAGTTGTTGGAACATCGTTCAATGTAAATACCAACAATAATAAAGTAGAAGTGTTTGTTAAAACAGGAAAGGTTTTATTGTTTTGTGTTTCTTCAAACTCAAACGACACAAATTTAGTTACTTTAGTTGCCGGGGACAATGGAATCCTTGACCTAACAACAAAAAAAGCTTATAAAGAAGACTCTCCAAATGAAAATGATATTTTCTGGTATACAAAAACATTATTTTTTGACAAAGCTGAATTATCAGAGGTTATTGAAATATTACAAAAAAGCTATAATGTAAATATTGTATTAAAAAATAAAGAGTTAAATAAACTTCGTTTATCTACAACTTTTAAAGATCAAAACATAGAATCTATACTTGATATTATCTCTGCTTCATTTAATTTAAAAGTTTCAAAAAATAATTCCACATACGAGATTGATGGAGAAAGTAATTAA